A segment of the Acidimicrobiales bacterium genome:
TCGAGCGAGGGCCGCATCACCAACCGGGGCCAGCACGCCGCCTGGGTGTGGCAGGAGGTGCCGGCGCCGGTGATCGCTGCGGTGCACGGCGTGGCCCTGGGTGGGGGCCTGCAGATCGCCCTGGGTGCCGACATCCGGATCGTGGCGCCCGACGCCCGACTGTCGGTGCTCGAGGTGAAGTGGGGCCTCGTGCCCGACATGACGGGCACGCAGATGCTGCCGCGACTCGTCGGCCTCGACGTGGCCAAGGAGCTCACCTTCACCGGCCGCATGGTGTCGGGCGAGGAGGCGGTGCGGCTGGGGCTGGCGACGAGGGTGAGCGAGGCGCCCCTCGACGACGCCACCGCCCTCGCCCGGGAGATGGCCTCCAAGAGCCCCCAAGCCGTGCAGGGCGCGAAGGCCCTCCTGAACCTGGCCGGCCAGGTGTCGCTGGCCGACGGCTTCAAGGCCGAGGAGCGCACGATCTCGGGGCTGATCGGCTCGCCCAACCAGGTCGAGTCGGTGATGGCGTCGTTCGAGAAGCGCGAGCCCGTCTTCGCCGACCCGAGCTGATCGCCCCGGGCGGCGGGTCTCGGCCCGTGCGGAGGAGCTCGGTGGTGAGGGGGAGCAGCTCGGGCCCAGGACGCGGGATCCTCAGCGGTCGGCGGGGACGAGGGCGACCCGGGCACCGCAGAGGTCGATCCGATCGCCGGTGACCTCCAGGCCGCGGGCCCGGGCCGCGGCGAGGGTGGCCGGCACGTCGCGGCACGCCACGTCGAAGCCACCGAGGCCGTCGCCGCGCCCGTCGGAGGCCGGCACGAACCGCACCGACGAGGCGTCCAGCCGCAGCTCGGGCCCCTGGGGGCCGTCGACCGGCGGCTCGCCCAGCACGGCCGACCAGCGGCTCGCCAGAGCGTGGGGGTCGGCCGCCTGGAGCTCCACGGCCACGATGGCGGTGACCCGCTCGGTGCGGACGGCGGCCGTCCAGGCGGGCCCGGCCCATCGCCACGACGGGGCCGGCCGGGCCCGGTCGACGGACACGATCGCGCCGCCGATGTCGGCCGGGTGGAAGTGCGTGCCCTCGATCTCGGGCTCGTCGGCGGTCGCCGGGAAGGCCCCGTGCCACACCTCGCGCACGCCCAGATCGGCCGCTCGCCGCCGCACCGCCTCGGGGTCGTCGGTCTGGAAGATGACCATGTAGCCGCCCGCCCCCCGACGCTCGAGGAACCGCTGCGCCGCAGCGTCGGGCCGGGTCGGGCTCACGACCTCGAGGAACGTGTCCCCCACGGGGAGCACGGCGTTGACGAGACCGAACGCCGCGACGCCGGGGTCACGGAAGCCCACCTCGATGCCGAGCACGGCGCGGAGGGCCTCGACGGCGGGCTCGAGGTCGGGGGCGGCGAGGACGGTCTGGCGGAGGCGCACCCGGCCAGTGTGGCAGGGTGCCCACCCGTGGGTCGCCGGTTGCTGGGGGCGGTCGCCGTGTGGGTGGTCGGCGGCGTGGTGCTGTTCACGGTGGTGCTGCCACCCGAGCGCTGCGGCCCGGCCGACCCTGCGGCCGTCCGGGGGGCCGCGCTGGCCGCGGTGCGGTGGATCGAGCGGGCCCAACGGCCGGACGGCACGTACGTGTACGAGTACGACCGCCGGCGCGGCGTGGTGCCGGGCTACAACGTGGTCCGCCACGCCGGGGTCACGATGGCCCTGTACCAGGCGGCCGCGGCGGGCCACCCCACCGCCCTGGCGGCGGCCGACCGGGGGTTGGCGTGGATGCTCGACCGTCTCGTGCCGGCCAACGGTGGCCTCGCCCTCCGAGGCGACGGCGGCGACGTGCCCCTCGGTGCCAGCGCCCTGCTGCTCGCCGGCCTCGCCCTGCGCCGCCAGGCCACCGGTGAGCCCGAGCACGACGGCCTGCTGCGCGACCTCGGGCGGTTCGTCGTCGGCCAGCAGCGCGACGACGGCGGGTTCCTCGCCGGGTGGAGCGACGCGACCGGCCGGCCCGTGCCCGGGGTGACCTCCAAGTACTTCACCGGCGAGGCCTTCTGGGCCCTGGCGCTGGCGGCCGGCGTGCTGCCACGGGAAGGGTGGGCCGAGCCCGCCGGGGCGGCGGCCCGCTACCTGGCCGAGGACCGTGATCGCCTCGAGGGGTTCGTGCCCGGCGTCCCCGACCACTGGGCCGCCTACGGGCTGGCCGAGCCGGCCACGCTCCCGCTGTCGGAGGCCGAGGCGGCCTACGCGACCGTGCTGGCCGGGCGGTTCGGGCTGATGGTGCGGGGCGACGCCCAGCGCACCGGTGAGGGGCTCAACCGCTGGGTGCGCTGGTATCCGGCCCGCGGGGGTGGCCTGGGCACGGTGGGCGAGGCGCTGGGCGCCCTGTGGCGGCTGTCGGGCCGCGACGACCGGCTGCGCGACCTGCAGCCCCTCCTCGCCGAGCGGCTCGGGTGCGCGGCCGATCTCCTGGCCGACCGCCAGATCGGCGCCGCCGACGCCGCCGGCGACGCCGACCCGCGGCTGGCGGAGGGCGCCTGGTTCTACCGGGGGGCGACGAGGATGGACGACCAGCAGCATGCGCTGTCCGCCCTGCTGGCCGCCCTGGAGGCCGGCGGCGAGCCGCTGGCGGATGCGGAGCGGCGCCCGTGAGCGCGGCGCTGCTGGTGCTGGTCGCCGTGGCGGTCGTGAACCCGCCCGTGGTCTGGCTGGCCCAGCCGCCATCGGGGGTCAGCAGCGTCGCCCGGGTCCTCGGGGTGCTGGCGGCCGGTGCCGTCGCCGTGGCCCTGGCCGGGGCCTCGGGCCCGATCCTCGACGCGCTGTCGATCAGCGCCTCGAGCTTCTGGTGGGGGGCGGGGGCGGTGCTGCTGCTGGTCGGCGCTCGGCTGCTGCTGCTCGACCCGCCCGAGCCCTTCCCCGTGGCGGCCCGGTGGCCGGGGTGGGCGCAGGGGCTGGTGCCGCTCGGCTTCCCGCTCCTCGTCACGCCGGCCCTGGCCGTCGCAGCCGTGGCCTACGGGTCCGACCAGGGGGCGGCGGCGGGGTTCGCCCTGACCGCGGTGATCGCCGCGACGGCGGCGGCGTGCGGGCCGGGCGGCCGGTGGCGGGCGGCGGCGCCCGGTGCCCGGCTGCTGCGGGCCGCGGCCCGGTTCGCGGCGGCGGGGCTGATGGTGGCCGGGGCCGACCTCGTCCACCGGGGCGTCACCACCCTGTGACGGCGGTCAGTGGCCGGTGACGCGATCGATCAGCTGCGACCGCCACCCGGCGGCGCGGCCGGTGCGCGACTCCTCCCGGTCGGCCGCCGCCGACAGCCACAGGCCGAGCGAGATCCCGAGCCAGCGCAGGGGCTCGGGCTCCCACCTCGGTGACCGGTGGTTCACCCACGGCAGCCGCACCAGCTCGGTGTCGCGCTCGAGGATCAGGTCGGCGAGGGTGCGGCCGGCCAGGTTGGCGGTGCCGACGCCGTCGCCCACGTAGCCGCCTCCCCACGCCGTCCCGGTGGCCCGGTCGAGGCCGACGGAGCTGTGCCAGTCGCGCGGCACGCCGAGCGGCCCGCCCCACTGGTGGGTGATCCGCACGCCGTCGAGGCCCGGGAAGAGGCCGAGCAGGGTTCGGTGCAGGGCCGCGAAGACCAGCGGCTCCCGGTCGAAGCGGGGGTCGATCCGCGACCCGAAGTGGTAGGGCGCCCCGCGACCGCCGAACGCGAAGCGGCCATCGGCCGTCCGCTGGCCGTAGATCAGCAGGTGTCGCCCGTCGCTGAACGTCTGCCGGCGGGCCAGCCCGGCATGGTCCCAGAAGGCGTCGGGCAGCGGTTCGGTGGCGATCATCAGCGAGTAGAGGGGGGCGAGGACGCGCCGGAAGCCCGGGAGCGTGGTGGTGTAGCCCTCGGTGGCGCGCACCACCACGTCGGCTCGCAGCGTGCCCCCGGGCGTGCGCACCGAGCGGGGCTCGATGGCGAGGGCGGGCGTCGCCTCGAACACCTGGCCGCCCCGGCGCGCCACCGCGTCGGCGAGACCCCGTGCCAGGCGGGCCGGATGGATCGCCGCGCAGTGCGGGGTGACGGCCGCCCCGAGCACGCCGTCAGCTGCCACCTCGCGGCGGGCCTCGGGTGCGTCCAACCAGCGCAGGTCGTCGTGTGGCACGCCGAGCTCGCGGGCCTCGGTCACGCTGGCCCGGACCCGGGCCAGCTGGGACGGAGCGGTCACGAGGGTGACGGTGCCGCCCTTGGCGAAGTGGCAGTCGATGCCCTCCTCGGCCGCGGCGCGACCCACCTCGTCGACGGTGGCGGTCATGGCCCGGTGGAGCGCGAGGGCCGCCTCTCGCCCGTGCCGGCGGGCCAGCGCGCCGAGCTCGGGGGCGAACAGCGCCGAGCACCAGCCGCCGTTGCGGCCGGACGCGCCGAAGCCGCAGATCTCCTTCTCGACCAGCGCCACGCGGACCGACGGCTCGGCCTTGAGCAGCTCGAGCGCGGTCCACAGCCCGGTGTAGCCGCCACCCACCACGGCCAAGTCGACGTCGAGGTCGCGGTCGAGCGGGGGTCGGGGCTCCAGCGAGCCCGGAACGGTGGCGAGCCAGAGGCTCCGGTCGCGGTGATCCATGGCGGGGCCAAGGCTAGGGTGCGCAGGCCGCGTGGCGGGCCCGACGCCCGAACCCGCTGGCGAGGGGGAGTGACATGCGAGCGATGAGCCGTCCACTGGTCGCCGTCCTGACGGCCCTCCTGCTGCTCGCCGCGGCGTGCAGCGGGGGTGACGACGACACGGCCGGCAGCGACGCCACCGCCGACACGGCGGCCCCGGGGGACACCGCCGACCGGTCCGGTGGCGGCGCCGCCGGCGAGTCGGGCAGCGGCTGGACCTTCCTCGTGTACCAGATCGCCGACACCGACCTGGAGCCCTTCGCCCTGCTCGACCTCATGGAGATGGCCCAGGTCGGGTCCCAGGACGGGCTGAACATCGTCAGCCTGGTCGACCGGGCCGAGGGCTACGCCGAGGGCGAGGTGCTGAACCTGCCGGAGTTCACGTCGAGCAAGCTGGTCGAGGTCGCGCCGGGCGAGCTGGTGGAGAAGGACGACCTGGGCGAGCTCGACAT
Coding sequences within it:
- a CDS encoding crotonase/enoyl-CoA hydratase family protein, yielding MSDRVTCTIDAGVADVRLDRPDKINALDQAMFDALIEVGEALKADRTVRAVVLSGQGRGFCAGLDFGAFQAMAGGGGAPSTPRLDLGSSEGRITNRGQHAAWVWQEVPAPVIAAVHGVALGGGLQIALGADIRIVAPDARLSVLEVKWGLVPDMTGTQMLPRLVGLDVAKELTFTGRMVSGEEAVRLGLATRVSEAPLDDATALAREMASKSPQAVQGAKALLNLAGQVSLADGFKAEERTISGLIGSPNQVESVMASFEKREPVFADPS
- a CDS encoding VOC family protein; translated protein: MRLRQTVLAAPDLEPAVEALRAVLGIEVGFRDPGVAAFGLVNAVLPVGDTFLEVVSPTRPDAAAQRFLERRGAGGYMVIFQTDDPEAVRRRAADLGVREVWHGAFPATADEPEIEGTHFHPADIGGAIVSVDRARPAPSWRWAGPAWTAAVRTERVTAIVAVELQAADPHALASRWSAVLGEPPVDGPQGPELRLDASSVRFVPASDGRGDGLGGFDVACRDVPATLAAARARGLEVTGDRIDLCGARVALVPADR
- a CDS encoding FAD-dependent oxidoreductase translates to MDHRDRSLWLATVPGSLEPRPPLDRDLDVDLAVVGGGYTGLWTALELLKAEPSVRVALVEKEICGFGASGRNGGWCSALFAPELGALARRHGREAALALHRAMTATVDEVGRAAAEEGIDCHFAKGGTVTLVTAPSQLARVRASVTEARELGVPHDDLRWLDAPEARREVAADGVLGAAVTPHCAAIHPARLARGLADAVARRGGQVFEATPALAIEPRSVRTPGGTLRADVVVRATEGYTTTLPGFRRVLAPLYSLMIATEPLPDAFWDHAGLARRQTFSDGRHLLIYGQRTADGRFAFGGRGAPYHFGSRIDPRFDREPLVFAALHRTLLGLFPGLDGVRITHQWGGPLGVPRDWHSSVGLDRATGTAWGGGYVGDGVGTANLAGRTLADLILERDTELVRLPWVNHRSPRWEPEPLRWLGISLGLWLSAAADREESRTGRAAGWRSQLIDRVTGH